A section of the Salmo trutta chromosome 4, fSalTru1.1, whole genome shotgun sequence genome encodes:
- the LOC115193084 gene encoding tripartite motif-containing protein 16-like protein — translation VDVVLPPEPKTREQLLQYFCQLTLDPNTAHTHLSLSKRNRKVTFTKQVQPYPDHPDRFTNHCQVLCREGLSGRCYWEVEWSGEWVYTAVSYKDISRTGSDNIFGYNNMSWSLQYYRGGYCFRHNNVETKVSGPQSYRVGVYLDHKAGTLSFYSVSDTMTLLHRVQTTFTQPLYPGFSVNGTAEAGIT, via the exons gtggatgttgtactgcctccagagcccaagaccagagaacagttgttacaat atttctgtcagctcacactggacccaaacacagcacacacacacctctctctgtctaaaaggaacagaaaggtgaccttTACAAAACAAGTCCaaccatatcctgaccatccagacagattcactAACCATTGccaggttctgtgtagagagggtctgtctggacgctgttactgggaggtggagtggagtggggagTGGGTTTAtacagcagtctcatataaagacatcagcagaaCAGGATCAGATAATATATTTGGATACAATAACATGTCCTGGAGTTTACAGTACTATAGAGGTGGTTATTGTTtcagacacaataatgttgagactaaagtatcaggccctcagtcctacagagtaggagtgtacctggatcacaaggcaggtactctgtccttctacagtgtctctgacacaatgaccctcctccacagagtccagaccacattcactcagcccctctatcctgggtttagTGTCAATGGTACTGCTGAGGCTGGTATAACGTAA